From Leptospira stimsonii, the proteins below share one genomic window:
- a CDS encoding aminopeptidase P N-terminal domain-containing protein: protein MTHSIYRERIKEVQNKLKEGEVLIVFAASHSIRNRDVDYKFRQDSDYFYLTGLDEADGILILKNSYKSIFMLPKDKEKEIWTGIRIGKENAKSLLALDESFDTNEWESKLDEILVNQHTLYHFFGRDLVRDSKLIQWIYSLNQRSREGKFGPRRIESPDFLHWMRMFKTPAEISALQESARITALGHERLMKESKPGMFEYELEAILESEYLRHGAWGGGYGHIVATGKNATILHYTSNNCQLSDGELVLVDSGAEKGYYTADVTRNFPVGKKFSSEQKAVYEIVLKAQKEAVLHTREGVEFVAIHNQAVRTLIEGLKDLGILQGSFDSILEQGTFKKYYMHRTSHYLGMDVHDVGTYYQNGTSKKLENGQVITIEPGLYFDPEDPEIPERFRGIGIRIEDDVLVEGQSPRNLTEMIPKEISEIEALKR, encoded by the coding sequence ATGACACATTCAATCTATCGGGAAAGAATCAAGGAAGTTCAAAATAAACTCAAAGAAGGCGAGGTTCTGATCGTCTTTGCGGCTTCTCATTCCATCAGAAATCGGGATGTGGACTATAAGTTTCGTCAGGATTCCGATTATTTTTATCTGACCGGCTTGGACGAAGCGGACGGGATTCTTATATTAAAGAATTCTTATAAATCCATCTTTATGCTTCCGAAGGATAAAGAAAAAGAAATTTGGACAGGTATTCGGATCGGAAAAGAAAATGCGAAGTCTCTCCTGGCTCTCGACGAGTCGTTTGACACAAACGAATGGGAATCGAAGTTAGATGAAATTCTCGTCAATCAGCATACGCTCTATCATTTTTTCGGAAGGGACTTGGTTCGGGATTCTAAACTGATCCAGTGGATCTATTCCCTCAATCAACGTTCGAGAGAAGGGAAGTTCGGCCCGAGAAGAATTGAATCTCCGGATTTCTTACATTGGATGAGAATGTTCAAAACACCCGCGGAAATTTCAGCGCTACAAGAATCCGCAAGAATCACCGCGCTCGGTCATGAACGTCTGATGAAAGAATCCAAACCGGGAATGTTCGAATACGAACTCGAAGCCATCCTAGAATCTGAATATCTCAGACACGGAGCCTGGGGCGGGGGATACGGACATATCGTAGCGACCGGAAAGAACGCGACGATTCTTCACTATACGTCTAACAACTGTCAGTTGAGCGACGGGGAGCTCGTTCTAGTTGATAGCGGTGCGGAAAAAGGATATTATACCGCTGACGTTACTCGGAACTTCCCGGTGGGCAAAAAATTCTCATCTGAACAAAAAGCCGTCTATGAAATCGTGCTCAAGGCGCAGAAAGAAGCGGTTTTGCATACGAGAGAAGGTGTGGAATTTGTCGCGATTCATAACCAAGCGGTAAGAACTCTTATCGAAGGGTTGAAAGATTTGGGAATTCTGCAAGGTTCTTTCGATTCCATTTTGGAACAAGGGACATTCAAAAAATATTATATGCATAGGACGAGTCATTATTTGGGTATGGATGTTCACGACGTTGGGACGTATTATCAAAACGGGACGTCGAAAAAGCTGGAAAACGGTCAGGTGATCACGATCGAGCCCGGATTGTATTTTGATCCGGAAGATCCTGAAATTCCGGAACGTTTTCGAGGAATCGGCATCCGAATCGAGGACGACGTTTTGGTCGAAGGACAGAGTCCGCGGAATTTGACGGAGATGATTCCGAAAGAAATCTCCGAAATAGAAGCCCTCAAACGTTAA
- a CDS encoding SpoIIE family protein phosphatase, which translates to MFINKHVLDPDSIKKRLSFSYRSFVQNLDVQKKYVPFLILILFVSLIIFPFSVFPEAIQKISSFDTITSLDSGSQHHWEITTSPMDPVSFSKSYLEGKKNSTQFEIYNAPGVHKLKDESVQTVYIVKKFIAPKEWKAPSLSVRLGTINDKDRTYLNGTLIGATGNFDEKYPQAYDKIRVYSISNDLIRKGEKNIIVIQVKKFFDREVGIEQDRTEIGDTTLILKDLLRAEYIKTFLLMIYLTVGGYFLFLYVRRRSDRENLFYGLFTILFFLYQFLRNQIKYDLGIEFIYMKKVEYLVLTILIPMFSNFVRVYFKYSRNLFLNVLDGSYATFAMFYLFSNNVIHYNLLNKHVVQYGWILYVGLISYYLVRRIAQKDRDALFILFGVLVVVVAGVLDTLGARNVIVFPRVVGYAFLFFILSIATILANKFVRLNEEVEELNEDLEKKVEQRTEELKLSLEQVNRLKIQQDADYFLTSLLINPLSSNKNTSEVVKTEFYTKQKKSFEFKGKTYEIGGDILISGNVELSGKRYVVFVNGDAMGKSIQGAGGALVMGTVFNTILTRSGISSQKDKSPERWLKEAFLELQKIFESFDGSMYISIVLGLVEESSGLLYYINAEHPWTVLYRDGIASYIEDELTLRKIGIPENEEHLTIKTFRMLPGDTIVIGSDGRDDLLIGKAEDRIINEDQDQFLRRVEEGYGDLREVYEKILKFGTLVDDFTLLKITYHPKTELPSTANLPTTSFQETLDRGRNLLEKNRIKEGLETFEKALELYPKNETILKLLGRFYLKEKDYAKSIGYWEALLDRNADSSYYLYHASLCYKMLKVYQKAADLGERAFLQDPSFLRNLINLADIYRILNVLPRANELIERALRIDPKNGKAIQVKNSLGSA; encoded by the coding sequence ATGTTTATAAACAAACATGTCCTCGATCCGGATTCTATAAAGAAGCGCCTCTCCTTTTCTTATCGTTCTTTCGTCCAAAACCTGGATGTTCAAAAAAAGTATGTTCCCTTTTTGATTCTTATTCTTTTTGTAAGTCTTATCATCTTTCCTTTTTCGGTTTTTCCGGAAGCGATTCAAAAAATTTCATCCTTTGATACGATCACGAGTTTGGACTCCGGTTCCCAACATCATTGGGAGATTACGACTTCTCCGATGGATCCAGTCTCTTTTTCTAAATCCTATCTCGAAGGAAAGAAGAATTCGACTCAATTTGAAATCTATAATGCTCCCGGCGTTCATAAATTAAAAGATGAATCCGTTCAGACGGTTTATATCGTAAAGAAATTCATCGCTCCGAAAGAATGGAAAGCGCCGAGCCTTTCCGTTCGTCTGGGGACAATCAATGATAAGGACAGGACCTACCTCAATGGAACTCTGATCGGAGCCACGGGAAATTTCGACGAAAAATATCCGCAAGCTTACGATAAGATTCGTGTCTATTCGATTTCCAACGATCTGATCCGAAAGGGTGAAAAGAATATTATAGTGATTCAGGTGAAAAAGTTCTTTGATCGAGAAGTGGGAATCGAGCAGGATAGGACCGAAATCGGGGATACAACATTAATTCTTAAAGACCTTCTCCGCGCGGAGTATATTAAAACATTCTTATTGATGATTTATCTGACCGTGGGTGGATATTTTCTTTTTCTATATGTAAGACGTCGTTCGGACCGGGAAAATTTATTCTATGGTCTTTTTACGATTCTTTTCTTTCTTTATCAATTCTTAAGGAACCAGATCAAATACGACCTTGGAATCGAATTCATTTATATGAAGAAAGTGGAATATTTGGTTCTCACCATATTGATTCCGATGTTTTCAAATTTTGTTCGCGTCTATTTTAAGTATTCTCGTAATCTGTTTTTGAACGTCTTAGACGGAAGTTACGCTACCTTTGCCATGTTCTATCTTTTTTCCAATAACGTAATTCACTACAATCTCCTCAACAAACACGTGGTTCAGTACGGCTGGATTCTTTATGTAGGTTTGATTTCGTATTATCTCGTACGGAGAATCGCGCAGAAGGACCGGGACGCACTTTTTATTCTTTTCGGTGTTTTGGTCGTTGTGGTAGCTGGTGTTTTGGATACATTGGGAGCTCGCAATGTGATCGTTTTTCCGAGGGTCGTCGGATACGCGTTTCTATTTTTTATTTTGAGCATCGCAACGATTCTTGCAAATAAGTTTGTACGTTTGAACGAAGAAGTGGAAGAATTAAACGAAGACCTTGAAAAAAAAGTCGAACAAAGAACCGAAGAACTCAAACTTTCTTTAGAACAAGTCAATCGTCTGAAAATACAACAGGACGCGGATTACTTCCTTACTTCGCTCCTCATTAATCCTCTTTCATCCAATAAAAATACGAGTGAGGTCGTTAAGACCGAGTTTTATACAAAGCAGAAAAAATCCTTCGAATTCAAGGGGAAAACCTACGAGATCGGAGGGGATATTTTGATTTCGGGTAACGTGGAACTCAGTGGAAAACGTTATGTGGTCTTCGTCAACGGGGATGCGATGGGAAAGTCCATCCAAGGAGCCGGCGGAGCCTTGGTTATGGGAACCGTCTTTAATACGATCCTGACTCGATCCGGGATCAGTTCTCAGAAAGACAAGTCTCCGGAACGTTGGTTGAAGGAGGCGTTTTTAGAACTTCAGAAAATTTTCGAATCCTTCGACGGTTCCATGTATATCTCGATCGTATTGGGATTGGTGGAGGAATCTTCCGGATTGTTGTATTATATCAATGCGGAACATCCATGGACGGTTTTATACAGGGATGGAATCGCTTCTTACATAGAGGATGAACTCACGCTTCGAAAGATCGGAATCCCCGAAAATGAAGAACACCTCACGATCAAGACGTTCCGGATGTTGCCAGGAGATACGATCGTAATCGGATCCGACGGACGAGACGACCTTTTGATCGGTAAAGCGGAAGATCGGATCATCAACGAAGATCAGGATCAGTTTTTAAGAAGGGTAGAGGAGGGATACGGAGACCTAAGGGAAGTATATGAAAAAATTCTAAAGTTCGGAACTCTTGTGGATGACTTTACTCTTCTCAAAATCACCTATCATCCGAAGACGGAACTACCTTCAACTGCCAACCTGCCGACGACGTCTTTTCAGGAAACCTTGGATCGAGGTAGGAATCTACTCGAAAAAAATAGAATCAAAGAAGGGTTAGAGACCTTTGAGAAGGCGCTTGAGTTGTATCCGAAAAACGAAACGATTCTTAAATTACTTGGGAGATTCTACCTTAAAGAAAAAGATTATGCGAAATCGATCGGATACTGGGAAGCTCTTCTGGATCGGAATGCCGATTCGAGCTACTATTTATATCATGCGTCTCTTTGTTATAAAATGTTGAAGGTTTATCAAAAAGCGGCGGATCTAGGGGAAAGAGCCTTTTTGCAAGATCCTTCGTTTCTTAGGAATTTAATCAATCTCGCCGATATATACAGAATATTGAATGTTCTTCCTCGCGCGAATGAATTGATCGAAAGGGCATTGCGGATCGATCCGAAAAATGGAAAGGCGATTCAAGTGAAAAATTCGCTCGGATCCGCGTGA
- a CDS encoding glycosyltransferase family 9 protein has translation MNEKILLIQTAFLGDLILTTAFFREVKRKYPNSHLTVVVNKGTEGVLEANPHIDRLIPLDKKEFKKSLWKFISFLWNLRKEEYTLCLLPHFSFRSTLMGFASGAKIRIGYESAGFSFLLTKKVPRPLRGKHEVEKLFSLIYDEQEYANLSKRPELFWKEESIFRVRVLMKENGLEPGNFILLAPSSVWETKRMPAPQFRALGERLFKESGKKIVLIGSKGDFELCEEVGSGFGINLAGKTNLQELSFLVSKASLMVSNDSSPIHFASAFNIPTLAVFGATVPDFGYTPLADRSFVSGISGLSCRPCGIHGGRVCPEGHFRCMREQDPDKLFSIAVQLEKGIQP, from the coding sequence GTGAATGAAAAAATACTTTTGATTCAAACGGCGTTTCTAGGCGACCTAATCTTAACGACTGCATTTTTTCGAGAAGTAAAGCGCAAGTATCCGAATTCTCATTTGACCGTCGTGGTCAATAAAGGAACCGAAGGTGTTCTGGAAGCGAATCCTCATATCGATCGCCTGATTCCTTTGGATAAGAAAGAATTTAAAAAATCCCTTTGGAAATTTATTTCATTTCTTTGGAACTTAAGAAAAGAAGAATATACGCTTTGCCTCCTTCCTCATTTTTCCTTTCGTTCCACATTGATGGGTTTTGCGAGCGGCGCTAAAATAAGAATCGGCTATGAAAGCGCGGGCTTTTCCTTTCTTCTCACGAAGAAGGTTCCGCGACCTTTGCGGGGAAAACACGAGGTGGAAAAATTATTCTCCTTAATCTACGATGAACAGGAATACGCAAATCTTTCCAAACGACCGGAGTTGTTTTGGAAGGAGGAATCGATTTTTCGTGTGCGTGTATTGATGAAGGAGAACGGACTTGAGCCGGGGAACTTTATTCTTTTGGCTCCAAGTTCGGTCTGGGAAACAAAGCGGATGCCGGCTCCCCAGTTTCGTGCGTTAGGTGAACGGCTTTTCAAAGAATCAGGAAAGAAAATCGTTCTCATCGGATCCAAAGGGGATTTCGAACTCTGCGAGGAAGTCGGCTCCGGTTTCGGAATCAATCTCGCTGGAAAGACGAATCTTCAGGAACTTTCGTTTCTGGTTTCCAAAGCTTCCCTGATGGTCAGCAACGATTCTTCTCCGATTCATTTTGCCTCGGCCTTTAATATTCCTACGTTAGCCGTCTTTGGAGCGACCGTTCCGGATTTCGGTTATACTCCTTTGGCTGATCGTTCTTTTGTTTCCGGTATTTCCGGGCTTTCTTGTCGTCCCTGTGGAATTCACGGTGGAAGAGTTTGTCCGGAAGGACATTTTCGATGTATGAGAGAACAGGATCCCGACAAATTATTTTCAATCGCAGTCCAATTAGAAAAGGGAATCCAACCATGA
- a CDS encoding M20 metallopeptidase family protein has protein sequence MKLTVTDSRNQELIRYRRQIHKHPELRYEENQTAGFVIDHLKSLGLSFQDKIAKTGVVALVDSGKPGKTLLVRADMDALPIFEESKVEYKSVHDGVMHACGHDAHTSILMGLASDIKEDLRSVLPKGRVLLVFQPAEEGGQGADKMIEEGILEKYNVDAALALHVWNHIPVGKVGVVDGPMMAAVDEFTITITGISGHGAMPQHTVDPIVVGAQIVTALQTIVSRNTDPLDSCVVTVGSFHAGNAFNVIPETAELKGTVRTYSKKMFEEVPEKLERIVAGTASALGAKVSIHYERTNHPTINDPFMANIVRKASLNILGENSITEEHTKSMGGEDFSAFLMRVPGCYFFIGSMNESKGLIHPHHSSKFDIDEDSLSIGLSVLKEAIRIYLEEN, from the coding sequence ATGAAACTCACAGTGACCGACAGCCGAAATCAAGAACTCATTCGTTACAGAAGACAGATCCACAAACATCCCGAGCTCCGTTACGAGGAAAATCAAACCGCCGGATTTGTGATCGATCACCTCAAGTCTCTCGGACTTTCCTTTCAGGATAAGATCGCGAAGACCGGAGTGGTCGCGTTAGTCGATTCCGGTAAACCGGGGAAAACGCTTCTCGTCCGAGCGGACATGGACGCGCTCCCAATCTTTGAAGAATCAAAAGTGGAATACAAATCCGTTCACGACGGAGTGATGCACGCTTGCGGTCACGACGCACACACTTCAATCCTTATGGGCCTTGCCTCCGATATCAAAGAAGACCTCCGTTCGGTTCTTCCCAAAGGAAGAGTTCTTCTCGTCTTTCAACCCGCCGAAGAAGGCGGACAAGGCGCCGACAAGATGATCGAAGAAGGAATATTAGAAAAATATAACGTAGATGCGGCGCTCGCGCTTCACGTCTGGAATCATATCCCGGTGGGAAAGGTCGGCGTTGTCGACGGTCCGATGATGGCCGCGGTGGACGAATTTACGATTACGATCACTGGAATCAGCGGACACGGAGCGATGCCGCAACATACTGTTGACCCAATCGTTGTGGGCGCTCAGATCGTAACGGCACTTCAAACGATCGTTTCTCGAAACACGGATCCGTTGGATTCTTGCGTCGTTACCGTTGGAAGTTTTCACGCTGGAAACGCGTTTAACGTGATTCCGGAAACTGCGGAACTCAAAGGGACTGTTAGAACATATTCCAAGAAGATGTTTGAAGAAGTTCCCGAAAAGTTAGAACGTATTGTCGCGGGAACCGCATCCGCGCTCGGAGCCAAGGTTTCCATCCACTACGAAAGAACCAATCATCCGACGATCAACGATCCTTTTATGGCGAATATCGTCCGTAAGGCTTCGCTTAACATTCTCGGAGAGAACAGCATAACAGAAGAACACACGAAGTCGATGGGAGGAGAGGACTTTTCCGCCTTCCTCATGAGAGTTCCCGGCTGTTATTTTTTTATAGGATCGATGAACGAATCCAAAGGACTCATTCATCCGCATCACAGTTCTAAATTCGATATCGATGAGGATTCTCTTTCCATCGGACTTTCCGTCTTAAAAGAGGCGATTCGGATCTATCTTGAGGAAAATTAG
- a CDS encoding THUMP domain-containing class I SAM-dependent RNA methyltransferase, with the protein MTNFRGPAPKKSLRLKVRKPEGRSPFTDRSREKEIPSRTEWDFSKPDTFEYHASCPDGLSGLLREEILEAGLTVVAENRGGVFFQGAAKALKDFILTTGIASGISVSLRYWRVDSPEDLYNQALQFPFEKIISSEQSFRIDSTTKDSLKDSRYATYKLKDAMFDRFRSKGKDTPRVSRDEPDFLFYLRSHSDHAKLSLGLNTRPLQQRGHGRIGGEAPMREILASALVRYSGWDTKSVLYDPFCGSGTIVIEAALKLLYGGYTNYRSLDSSLPFKKLFGEPNLKEEAGKVSKTLIFASDADEKALNLAKLNAENAGVYHLIEFFTADATVSENEKGIQNGYIVTNPPYGVRLGTKEEAKEIYLAWGKRLKDHFAGNVLALVCGDTSLLGFLKLKKDKEQSLTIGKLKGKLVAYTLGK; encoded by the coding sequence GTGACAAATTTTAGAGGTCCTGCTCCCAAAAAATCCCTAAGGTTAAAAGTTCGTAAACCCGAGGGACGATCCCCTTTTACGGACCGTTCCAGAGAAAAAGAAATCCCATCCAGAACGGAATGGGATTTTTCAAAACCGGATACTTTCGAATACCACGCTTCTTGTCCGGACGGACTTTCCGGTTTGCTTCGAGAGGAAATCCTGGAAGCGGGACTTACGGTGGTCGCCGAAAATCGAGGAGGCGTTTTCTTTCAGGGAGCGGCGAAGGCGTTAAAGGATTTCATCCTTACTACTGGAATCGCATCCGGTATCAGCGTTTCTTTACGTTATTGGAGAGTCGATAGTCCCGAAGACCTTTATAATCAGGCGCTTCAATTTCCTTTTGAAAAAATCATCTCATCCGAACAATCTTTCCGAATCGATTCCACCACGAAGGATTCCTTAAAAGATTCACGTTATGCGACTTACAAACTCAAGGACGCGATGTTCGATCGTTTCCGTTCTAAGGGGAAAGATACTCCACGAGTTTCCAGAGACGAACCCGATTTTTTATTCTATCTTCGCTCTCATTCCGATCACGCAAAACTTTCCCTCGGTCTAAACACGAGACCTTTGCAACAAAGAGGCCATGGAAGAATCGGCGGAGAAGCCCCGATGCGCGAAATTCTCGCCTCCGCTTTGGTTCGATATTCGGGCTGGGACACCAAATCGGTGCTATACGACCCATTCTGCGGTTCGGGAACGATCGTGATCGAGGCGGCCTTGAAACTTTTATACGGCGGTTATACGAATTACAGGAGTTTGGATTCTTCCCTTCCGTTTAAAAAACTTTTTGGAGAACCCAATCTCAAGGAAGAAGCGGGAAAGGTTTCAAAAACTCTGATATTCGCGTCGGACGCGGACGAAAAAGCTTTGAATCTCGCAAAGTTAAACGCGGAAAACGCCGGCGTCTATCATCTCATCGAGTTTTTTACCGCCGATGCAACGGTTTCGGAGAATGAAAAAGGAATTCAAAACGGATATATCGTTACGAATCCACCTTATGGGGTTCGTCTTGGGACCAAGGAAGAAGCAAAGGAAATCTATTTGGCCTGGGGAAAACGACTCAAGGACCATTTCGCGGGGAATGTGCTTGCGCTTGTTTGTGGAGATACGTCTCTTTTGGGTTTTCTCAAGTTGAAGAAAGACAAGGAGCAATCGCTTACAATCGGGAAGCTTAAAGGAAAATTAGTTGCCTACACTCTGGGCAAATAA
- a CDS encoding thiolase family protein encodes MIFNLTIFKKIDQVSSSAFIIDSQLSRFGKTELDYHSLSYQTAISLLKRNSDFEPQFLIFAAMAPERYTGEIFLPARIKESLGLKNLFVIRTETASSSGASALHTAIYLLRSGSFQRGIVIATEVMSRLEREANNLLLGSVLSERQRGFAMSMAQGGGMIATRYLYEHGYDRKDLFALSKKLHDNGLQNENAHIRKNITEEEYFKSPLFTSPLCLYDISPLSDGSCALLLSSEKTNSSKELKIAGMGHGIGNLSSPPGDLSFPSSVSAFAGAYKEAGLKPEDIHIAELHDAFTPFELIGAEDAGLFPRGKTLRYVKEGKTHPDGQLPINASGGLKTRGHPVGVSGLAQIAELQTWMYKEERFQNGLALSIGGLGVNNFATILSKG; translated from the coding sequence TTGATTTTCAATCTCACAATTTTCAAAAAGATAGACCAAGTGTCTTCATCCGCTTTCATCATCGATTCACAACTCAGTCGCTTCGGGAAAACTGAACTTGATTATCATTCTCTTTCGTATCAAACTGCGATCTCCCTTCTAAAGCGAAATTCTGATTTTGAACCTCAATTTCTTATTTTCGCGGCGATGGCTCCGGAACGTTATACGGGAGAAATTTTTCTTCCCGCAAGAATCAAAGAAAGTTTAGGTCTGAAGAATCTTTTTGTAATCAGAACCGAGACCGCCTCTTCGAGCGGCGCGAGCGCGTTGCATACTGCGATCTATCTTCTGAGATCCGGTTCGTTTCAAAGAGGAATTGTGATCGCGACTGAAGTTATGAGTCGACTGGAAAGAGAAGCAAACAATCTACTCTTGGGAAGTGTTTTGTCCGAACGCCAAAGGGGATTTGCGATGTCGATGGCGCAAGGTGGCGGAATGATCGCGACTCGGTATCTCTACGAACACGGATACGATCGAAAGGATCTCTTTGCACTTTCCAAAAAACTTCACGACAACGGACTTCAGAACGAAAACGCGCATATTCGAAAGAATATTACGGAAGAAGAATATTTTAAATCCCCTCTTTTTACGAGTCCGCTCTGTTTGTATGATATTTCTCCTCTTTCGGATGGCAGTTGCGCTTTGCTCCTGAGCTCTGAAAAAACGAATTCTTCCAAGGAATTGAAGATCGCCGGTATGGGACATGGGATCGGAAACCTTTCTTCTCCTCCTGGAGACTTGAGTTTTCCTTCGAGTGTTTCTGCTTTCGCCGGCGCCTACAAAGAAGCCGGTCTAAAACCGGAAGACATACATATCGCAGAACTTCACGACGCGTTTACTCCATTCGAGTTGATCGGAGCCGAGGACGCCGGACTTTTTCCGCGAGGAAAAACGCTACGTTATGTGAAAGAGGGAAAGACACATCCGGACGGACAACTTCCGATCAACGCTTCCGGAGGTTTGAAAACGAGAGGACATCCGGTCGGCGTTTCCGGTTTGGCTCAGATCGCGGAACTTCAAACCTGGATGTATAAGGAGGAACGTTTTCAAAACGGACTCGCTCTTTCCATCGGAGGATTGGGAGTGAACAACTTTGCAACGATTCTTTCCAAAGGATAA
- a CDS encoding acetylglutamate kinase, with product MKHQEILLKLLEVTENTKDSFQFLKLFRSIEPEKFAVIYADSGTLMESAEALLYNLKLLHKLELYPVVVLDKDGISYTNLFYRNQSKEEADSTLPGKLFRHFNQIESSVALALTEKKLPVFIAEERGNALFEFLNNLCSSLKTKKLIYLNPRGGIYSGGEKISIYDVDSTIEPDPIDLVLFHACNELYKNVMDPEFGIAITSASSLLKELFTIKGSGTLIRKKNRIDFISDLNSVPKEKINHLIERAFQRPLKPNFWEQEFAGILLESEYKGCALVKKTPYGFFLSKFAVDEIARGEGVGRDIWDQMVQRFPVLFWRARKENSISKWYMKVCDGMQKEGIWIYFWIGVLEEHIQPICNFLKNLPQDLEAPSNNPK from the coding sequence ATGAAACATCAGGAAATTCTTCTTAAACTCTTAGAAGTCACTGAGAACACGAAGGATTCATTCCAATTTCTAAAACTCTTTCGTTCCATCGAGCCCGAAAAGTTCGCAGTAATCTATGCAGACTCCGGAACTTTGATGGAGTCCGCGGAAGCGCTTCTCTACAACCTCAAACTTCTTCACAAATTGGAACTCTATCCTGTTGTGGTTTTGGATAAGGACGGAATTTCATATACCAATCTTTTTTACAGAAACCAATCCAAAGAGGAAGCTGACTCGACTCTACCTGGAAAACTCTTTCGTCATTTCAATCAGATAGAAAGTTCGGTTGCGTTAGCTCTGACTGAAAAAAAACTTCCCGTATTCATCGCGGAAGAAAGAGGGAACGCTCTTTTCGAATTCTTAAACAACCTTTGTTCTTCTCTAAAGACAAAAAAACTCATCTACTTGAATCCTCGGGGCGGAATTTATTCGGGGGGAGAAAAAATTTCGATCTACGACGTCGATTCTACGATCGAACCCGACCCAATCGATTTAGTACTTTTTCACGCCTGCAATGAACTTTATAAAAACGTAATGGATCCCGAATTCGGGATCGCGATCACGTCCGCCTCTTCTCTTTTGAAAGAATTATTCACGATCAAAGGAAGCGGAACTCTCATACGAAAAAAGAATCGAATCGATTTTATTTCCGATCTCAATTCCGTCCCAAAAGAAAAAATCAATCACCTGATTGAAAGGGCATTTCAGAGACCTTTGAAGCCGAATTTTTGGGAACAGGAATTTGCAGGGATTCTTCTCGAATCCGAATACAAGGGATGTGCTCTGGTAAAAAAGACTCCTTACGGTTTTTTTCTTTCCAAGTTCGCGGTAGACGAAATCGCAAGAGGAGAAGGAGTGGGAAGGGATATCTGGGATCAAATGGTTCAAAGATTTCCGGTCCTTTTTTGGAGAGCACGAAAGGAAAATTCCATCTCCAAGTGGTATATGAAGGTTTGCGACGGAATGCAAAAAGAAGGAATCTGGATTTATTTTTGGATCGGAGTTTTGGAAGAACACATTCAACCGATTTGTAATTTTCTAAAAAATCTTCCTCAAGATTTGGAAGCACCGTCTAACAATCCGAAGTAG
- the bfr gene encoding bacterioferritin codes for MKGNKEVLEILGEVLAAELTAINQYFIHAKMNKNWGFKKLADFMKHESIDEMKHADEVIDRILYLDGVPDLQRYMKINVGNNIQEILKADLELEYAAVERFNRGIAIAVKNNDNGTRELFEKILVSEEEHVDWIEAQQEIIRQIGVENYLAQQIE; via the coding sequence ATGAAAGGAAACAAAGAAGTTCTCGAAATTCTTGGCGAAGTTCTTGCCGCCGAACTCACAGCTATCAATCAATATTTTATTCACGCGAAGATGAACAAGAATTGGGGTTTCAAAAAACTCGCAGACTTTATGAAACACGAATCCATTGACGAGATGAAACACGCCGACGAAGTCATCGATCGAATTCTTTATCTGGACGGGGTTCCCGATCTTCAGAGATATATGAAGATCAACGTCGGAAACAATATTCAGGAAATTCTCAAAGCCGACCTGGAACTGGAATACGCGGCCGTCGAAAGATTTAACAGAGGAATTGCGATCGCGGTGAAAAACAACGATAACGGAACCCGAGAACTTTTTGAGAAAATTCTCGTTTCGGAAGAAGAACACGTCGATTGGATCGAAGCACAACAGGAAATCATTCGGCAAATCGGCGTTGAAAACTATCTGGCGCAACAAATCGAGTGA